Proteins encoded by one window of Juglans regia cultivar Chandler chromosome 15, Walnut 2.0, whole genome shotgun sequence:
- the LOC108993033 gene encoding uncharacterized protein LOC108993033: MHCILMKFRRVEGIHSLRPRTIIPVMESLAVPLPVRSGSGLAANPMKKNTKASAILYHYPCPDGAFAALAAHLYFSAASLPVLFFPNTVYNPITPSQLPLHEIGDLYLLDFFGPPGFVHDVSSRVDRVVVLDHHKTAVEKLSETPTGENVSKVLDMERSGATIAFDYFKEKLIGLKLPSQAAEEVEGEFERVGPLFEYIEDGDLWRWRLRNSKAFNGGLKDLGIEYDVQLNPSLFQQLLSLDLESLINQGMMGLSHKQKLIDEALIHSYEIALGGGRFGYCLAVDGDSISELRSELGHQLATKSRNQKLRGIGAVVYRVPELENDQLLKISLRSLDCEDTTPISEEFGGGGHRNASSFVLSPTEFERWKVCQNVL, encoded by the exons ATGCATTGCATATTGATGAAATTCCGAAGGGTCGAGGGAATTCACTCTTTGCGGCCCCGAACAATCATCCCTGTAATGGAATCGTTGGCTGTGCCGCTGCCGGTGCGTTCCGGTTCGGGCTTGGCCGCGAATCCCatgaagaaaaatacaaaagcgTCGGCAATACTCTACCACTACCCGTGCCCCGACGGCGCTTTCGCTGCTTTGGCCGCGCACCTTTACTTCTCCGCCGCGTCTCTCCCGGTACTCTTCTTTCCCAACACCGTATACAATCCCATCACACCATCACAGCTTCCTCTCCATGAAATCGGCGACCTTTACCTGCTTGATTTCTTCGGACCCCCCGGCTTCGTCCATGATGTCTCTTCCAGAGTCGACag AGTTGTTGTTCTGGACCATCACAAAACTGCGGTCGAGAAGCTATCGGAAACACCTACTGGTGAGAACGTAAGTAAAGTTCTGGACATGGAGAGGAGTGGGGCTACCATTGCTTTTGATTATTTCAAGGAAAAGCTTATTGGGCTCAAGCTTCCTAGCCAGGCGGCGGAGGAGGTAGAGGGTGAATTTGAGCGAGTTGGGCCCCTGTTCGAGTACATTGAAGATGGTGATCTGTGGCGGTGGAGGCTTCGCAATAGCAAAGCTTTCAATGGCGGGTTGAAAGATTTGGGGATTGAGTATGACGTCCAGTTAAACCCCTCCTTGTTTCAGCAG TTGCTTTCTTTGGATTTGGAGTCTCTAATTAATCAAGGCATGATGGGCTTATCACATAAGCAGAAATTAATAGATGAAGCTCTTATTCACTCATATGAAATTGCACTTGGTGGTGGGCGTTTTGGATATTGCCTG GCTGTTGATGGAGATTCCATTTCAGAGTTGAGGAGTGAACTAGGACACCAATTAGCTACGAAAAGTCGCAATCAGAAGTTGAG GGGCATTGGAGCTGTTGTATACAGAGTTCCTGAGCTTGAAAATGACCAATTGCTGAAGATAAGCCTTAGGAGTTTGGACTGCGAAGACACTACACCCATCTCAGAG GAATTTGGAGGTGGCGGACATCGAAATGCCAGTTCTTTCGTGTTAAGCCCCACAGAATTTGAGCGGTGGAAGGTTTGCCAGAATGTTTTATAA
- the LOC108993115 gene encoding NAC domain-containing protein 86-like, which translates to MAPVGLPPGFRFHPTDEELVNYYLKRKINCQEIELDIIPEVDLYKCEPWELAEKSFLPSRDPEWYFFGPRDRKYPNGYRTNRATRAGYWKSTGKDRRVTCQNRPIGMKKTLVYYRGRAPQGIRTDWVMHEYRLEDKEFEDTSGIQDTYALCRVFKKNGICSEIDQEQAPGQSSSLSLVLESSQAGHVMNDHNELTMSPDVTMASSSCCMDHHHHHHHQEEKDDSWMQFIKDDAWYCSSNNVATGTTGGEEVCPMAFTN; encoded by the exons ATGGCACCAGTCGGACTGCCTCCTGGTTTTAGGTTTCATCCGACTGACGAAGAGCTTGTAAATTATTATCTCAAGAGGAAAATCAATTGCCAAGAAATTGAACTCGACATTATTCCTGAAGTTGATCTCTACAAATGTGAACCATGGGAATTAGCAG aaaaatcatttttgccGAGTAGAGACCCAGAATGGTATTTTTTTGGACCCAGAGATAGAAAATACCCAAATGGATACAGAACAAACAGAGCAACTCGAGCTGGATATTGGAAATCCACTGGAAAAGACAGGAGGGTAACATGCCAGAACCGACCCATTGGAATGAAGAAGACATTGGTTTACTACCGAGGGAGAGCTCCTCAGGGGATTAGAACTGATTGGGTCATGCATGAATATCGCCTCGAGGACAAGGAGTTCGAAGACACCTCGGGAAttcag GATACGTATGCACTCTGTCGCGTGTTCAAGAAAAATGGAATCTGCTCTGAAATTGATCAAGAGCAAGCGCCTGGGCAAAGTAGCAGTTTATCATTAGTACTTGAGAGCTCACAAGCTGGTCATGTAATGAATGACCATAATGAATTAACCATGTCCCCAGATGTAACCATGGCATCTTCATCATGCTGCatggatcatcatcatcatcatcatcatcaggaagaaaaagatgattcGTGGATGCAGTTCATCAAGGACGATGCATGGTACTGTTCTTCTAATAACGTAGCCACGGGTACTACTGGCGGTGAAGAAGTTTGTCCCATGGCTTTCACAAACTAA